The Mycolicibacterium doricum genome includes a region encoding these proteins:
- a CDS encoding N-acetylglutamate synthase, CG3035 family — MPELPRPGTRVSLRYRRPVGSVPPLNDVVGHLLERDPMVRIRTKTGECVQVRPADVVTVRVLTDVPVKASQIRAVEHAAALAWPGLQREWVDGWLLRASDGYTHRGNSAVPLDIDASMATVPAIRDWYARRGLTSWLAVPDRLLRLPRDLAEADVHLESIVMVRTLGDDTAPAVTVTAQPDTAWLGVYERDVPVEVLTAVVDGRVAFGRIDDAAVGRAAVTPAHDGARWVGLSAVRVAEHQRRRGHARTLCAALLQWGARGGATHAYVQVLADNDGAIALYESMGFTAQHRERYVDASRL, encoded by the coding sequence GTGCCCGAGCTGCCCCGCCCCGGTACCCGGGTGAGCCTGCGCTACCGGCGACCCGTCGGTTCGGTCCCACCGCTCAACGACGTCGTCGGCCACCTGCTCGAACGCGACCCGATGGTCCGGATCCGGACGAAAACTGGTGAGTGTGTGCAGGTTCGACCAGCCGATGTGGTCACCGTGCGGGTGCTCACCGACGTCCCCGTGAAGGCGTCGCAGATCCGCGCCGTCGAGCACGCGGCGGCGTTGGCGTGGCCGGGCCTGCAGCGGGAGTGGGTCGACGGCTGGCTGCTGCGGGCCTCCGACGGGTACACCCATCGCGGTAATTCGGCTGTGCCCCTTGACATCGACGCCAGTATGGCAACCGTGCCGGCGATCAGGGACTGGTACGCCCGACGCGGCCTCACCTCCTGGCTGGCGGTTCCCGACCGGTTGCTGCGACTGCCCCGCGATCTCGCCGAGGCGGACGTCCACCTGGAGAGCATCGTGATGGTGCGCACCCTCGGCGACGACACTGCGCCGGCGGTCACAGTCACCGCGCAGCCCGATACCGCCTGGCTGGGCGTTTACGAGCGCGACGTGCCCGTCGAGGTGTTGACGGCGGTGGTCGACGGACGCGTGGCGTTCGGCCGCATCGACGACGCCGCGGTGGGCCGCGCGGCCGTCACCCCCGCTCATGACGGCGCCCGCTGGGTGGGACTGTCGGCCGTGCGGGTCGCCGAGCATCAGCGCCGCCGCGGCCACGCTCGCACCCTGTGCGCGGCGCTGCTGCAGTGGGGCGCGCGCGGCGGCGCAACGCACGCCTACGTGCAGGTGCTCGCCGACAACGACGGCGCCATCGCGCTCTACGAGTCGATGGGTTTCACCGCGCAGCACCGGGAGCGCTACGTCGACGCTTCTAGGCTGTAG
- a CDS encoding helix-turn-helix transcriptional regulator, producing the protein MPLQLISRDAELSAVDNLLAAVSTGTCVLVLEGDVGIGKSTVWRAGIERARARGFRVLSANAVPSESAPAYSSLAELLADVDTAVLEHLPAPQRLAIDRVLSHAHDTGPGTDQRAVAAAVRSVLERLARDNPVLVAIDDMQWLDPPTAAVLGSVARRSSGAIGFLATVRGGDGDRTDLLLEPSRPERLNRAQVNPMTVGGLHAMISHQLGQSLTRPKMDWVYQVSGGNPVYALELARALNQDTAFTGQLPATLADWVRTRIAGLPDHTREVLLATACIASPTVDLVTRAVGDDVERTVAALEEAERHGIVEINGCKVAFGHPLLARGVYAEASLDARRSMHRRLADIVENAEFRARHRALASDGADEQTIRALDEAAESAHMRGAPAVAAELLDMARACGGDSPERGLRAAACHFEAGNTTRAREVLEQSIAEMKPGEMRARAFHLLGLVRLWDNCSADAPTLLERAIEEPGVSTDRRVQMLVMLALMEFNAARVDNAVQRAEEAVAQATTVRRADLVSQARPMRAMMRFLIGEGIDEAELAGVFDFDEPQDMPLAARPRTLHALLMLWTDRLDEAADQFTAIARHSIERGDESERSFLDFHLAQVNIWRAELRAAERVAVDSVERALQSHGDLPLFIALIVRVMVSAHLGREEQARRFAAQAFTVGERCRSSRLGVWVVATLGFLELSLGNHRAAVDLLSPAVEGWSAMPSSTELVTAPFLPDAAEALIGVGRLDDAERLVKALEDNGVRLDRPWMLAVGARCRALLFAARGDLTGAITAGERALTEHRRLSMPLELARTQLVVGRLQHRRRRYDAATATVSSALVAFERMGAQAWARQARAELDGLTGRQAPGSLAESERRFADLAAHGLTNREIAAALFVSEKTVEANLSRVYRRLGLRSRSELARALNSSRALNS; encoded by the coding sequence GTGCCCCTGCAGCTGATCAGCCGCGATGCGGAGTTGAGCGCTGTCGACAACCTGCTCGCCGCAGTGTCGACGGGCACCTGCGTGCTGGTGCTCGAAGGCGACGTCGGGATCGGCAAGAGCACCGTGTGGCGCGCCGGCATCGAACGCGCCCGCGCCCGCGGCTTCCGGGTGCTGTCGGCGAATGCGGTGCCCAGCGAATCGGCGCCCGCATACTCGTCGCTGGCCGAGTTGCTCGCCGACGTCGACACCGCCGTGCTCGAGCACCTGCCAGCACCGCAGCGGCTCGCGATCGACCGGGTCCTTTCGCACGCCCACGACACCGGCCCCGGCACCGATCAGCGTGCTGTGGCCGCCGCCGTCCGCTCGGTGCTCGAACGGCTGGCCCGGGACAACCCCGTGCTCGTCGCCATCGACGACATGCAGTGGCTCGACCCGCCGACCGCCGCCGTCCTCGGGTCGGTGGCGCGTCGGTCCTCGGGGGCCATCGGCTTCCTCGCCACCGTGCGCGGGGGCGACGGTGATCGCACCGACCTGCTGCTGGAACCGTCGCGTCCGGAGCGCCTGAACCGAGCCCAGGTCAACCCCATGACGGTCGGCGGCCTCCACGCCATGATCAGCCATCAGCTCGGCCAGTCGCTGACCCGCCCCAAGATGGACTGGGTGTACCAGGTCTCGGGCGGAAATCCGGTCTACGCACTCGAATTGGCGCGGGCGCTGAACCAGGACACCGCCTTCACCGGGCAACTGCCCGCCACCCTCGCCGATTGGGTGCGGACACGGATCGCGGGCCTGCCCGACCACACCCGGGAAGTGCTGCTGGCCACCGCCTGTATCGCGTCGCCCACCGTGGACCTGGTGACGCGGGCCGTCGGAGACGACGTCGAGCGCACCGTCGCCGCCCTGGAGGAGGCCGAACGACACGGCATCGTCGAGATCAACGGATGCAAGGTGGCCTTCGGGCATCCTCTGCTGGCCCGCGGGGTGTACGCCGAGGCGTCGCTGGACGCTCGACGGTCGATGCACCGCCGACTGGCCGACATCGTCGAGAACGCCGAGTTCCGAGCCCGCCACCGCGCTCTCGCCAGCGACGGCGCCGACGAGCAGACGATCAGGGCGCTCGACGAGGCGGCCGAATCGGCACATATGCGTGGCGCTCCCGCGGTGGCCGCCGAACTGCTCGACATGGCGCGCGCCTGCGGCGGTGATTCCCCGGAACGGGGCTTGCGGGCGGCGGCGTGCCACTTCGAGGCGGGGAACACGACACGCGCACGAGAGGTGCTCGAGCAGAGCATCGCCGAGATGAAACCCGGTGAGATGCGAGCCAGGGCATTTCACCTGCTGGGTCTGGTGCGGCTCTGGGACAACTGCTCGGCCGATGCCCCGACGCTGCTCGAGCGGGCCATCGAGGAACCGGGTGTCAGCACCGATCGGCGGGTGCAGATGCTGGTGATGCTGGCGTTGATGGAGTTCAACGCGGCGCGCGTGGACAACGCCGTGCAGCGTGCGGAAGAGGCGGTGGCCCAGGCCACGACGGTGCGGCGAGCCGATCTGGTCAGCCAAGCCCGTCCGATGCGCGCGATGATGCGGTTCCTGATCGGTGAGGGCATCGACGAGGCGGAACTGGCGGGTGTGTTCGACTTCGACGAGCCGCAGGACATGCCCCTGGCGGCGCGGCCGCGCACGCTGCACGCACTGCTGATGCTGTGGACCGACCGCCTCGACGAGGCGGCCGACCAGTTCACCGCGATCGCCCGACACAGCATCGAACGGGGTGACGAAAGCGAACGGTCGTTTCTCGACTTCCACCTCGCGCAGGTCAACATCTGGCGGGCAGAGCTGCGCGCGGCGGAGCGGGTGGCTGTGGACAGCGTCGAGCGTGCGCTGCAGTCACACGGCGATCTCCCGCTGTTCATCGCGCTGATCGTGCGTGTGATGGTCAGCGCTCACCTCGGCCGCGAGGAGCAGGCCCGCCGGTTCGCGGCGCAGGCGTTCACCGTCGGGGAGCGCTGCCGGTCGAGCCGGCTCGGGGTGTGGGTGGTCGCCACTCTCGGATTCCTCGAACTGTCACTCGGCAACCACCGGGCCGCCGTGGACCTGCTCAGCCCGGCGGTCGAGGGGTGGTCGGCGATGCCGTCGTCCACGGAGCTCGTCACGGCGCCGTTCCTGCCGGACGCCGCGGAGGCGCTGATCGGCGTCGGCCGCCTGGACGACGCCGAACGACTCGTCAAGGCCTTGGAGGACAACGGGGTTCGTCTGGACCGTCCGTGGATGCTGGCTGTCGGTGCGCGCTGTCGGGCGCTGCTGTTCGCCGCACGCGGTGACCTCACCGGCGCCATCACCGCCGGCGAGCGCGCGCTGACCGAGCACCGGCGGCTGTCGATGCCGCTCGAACTCGCCCGCACCCAACTCGTGGTCGGCCGGCTGCAGCACCGGCGCCGCCGCTATGACGCCGCCACCGCCACCGTCTCGAGCGCGCTCGTGGCTTTCGAGCGTATGGGTGCGCAGGCGTGGGCCCGGCAGGCGCGCGCCGAGCTCGACGGGTTGACCGGGCGGCAGGCGCCCGGCAGCCTTGCCGAATCCGAGCGCCGGTTCGCCGATCTGGCCGCGCACGGTTTGACGAATCGTGAGATCGCCGCCGCGCTGTTCGTGAGCGAGAAGACCGTCGAGGCGAATCTATCTCGCGTCTATCGCAGACTCGGCCTCCGCTCACGCAGTGAACTCGCCCGGGCGCTCAACTCCTCCCGGGCGCTCAACTCCTGA
- a CDS encoding exodeoxyribonuclease III, producing the protein MRLATWNVNSIRARVDRVTDWLGRADVDVLAMQETKCNDDQFPTMPFAALGYDVVHCGFNQWNGVAIASRVGIDDVAVGFDGQPTWGDKPDIEAAAEARALGATCAGVRVWSLYVPNGRFVDSPHYAYKLEWLAALRNTAHGWLTENPTAPIAMVGDWNIAPTDEDVWSVEAYQDSTHVTRPEREAFAAIVDAGYADVVRPFTPGPGVYTYWDYTRLAFQKRRGMRIDFILGSPAFADRVTHAEIVREERKGKGASDHAPVMVDIRS; encoded by the coding sequence ATGCGGCTGGCCACCTGGAACGTCAACTCGATTCGCGCCCGGGTGGACCGGGTCACCGACTGGCTGGGGCGGGCCGACGTCGACGTGCTCGCCATGCAGGAGACGAAGTGCAACGACGATCAGTTCCCCACCATGCCGTTCGCCGCGCTCGGCTACGACGTCGTGCACTGCGGGTTCAACCAGTGGAACGGTGTCGCGATCGCATCGCGGGTGGGCATCGACGACGTGGCGGTCGGATTCGACGGCCAACCCACCTGGGGTGACAAGCCCGACATCGAGGCCGCGGCCGAGGCCAGAGCCCTCGGGGCGACCTGCGCGGGCGTCCGGGTGTGGAGCCTGTATGTGCCCAACGGGCGGTTCGTGGACTCGCCGCACTACGCTTACAAGCTGGAATGGCTTGCTGCCCTGCGCAACACCGCCCACGGCTGGTTGACCGAGAACCCCACTGCGCCGATCGCGATGGTCGGCGACTGGAACATCGCCCCCACCGACGAGGACGTGTGGAGCGTCGAGGCTTACCAGGACAGCACCCATGTCACACGGCCCGAGCGCGAGGCCTTCGCCGCGATCGTCGACGCCGGATATGCCGACGTGGTGCGCCCGTTCACTCCGGGGCCGGGGGTCTACACCTACTGGGACTACACCCGGCTGGCGTTTCAGAAGCGGCGCGGTATGCGTATCGACTTCATCCTCGGATCGCCTGCCTTCGCCGACCGGGTCACCCACGCCGAGATCGTCCGCGAAGAACGCAAGGGCAAGGGCGCCAGCGACCACGCGCCGGTGATGGTGGACATCAGGAGTTGA